The genomic interval TTTAACAAGCGCGTGCAAGGGACAAAACTACGCTCCAACAAATTGTGGCTCGCTTTGCTCACTTTACCACAATTTGTTTCCGCTACGTTTTGTCCCTGACGCGAGCGTTAAGGTATTTATGGAACGTATTCGAAAAATAAAAACAGGCGATGCTGAGGAGCTCCGGAGGTTATACGGTTCCGTAGTAAATGAAGAGCTTCCATACATACTTAGAAATAGCGTTCCGAGTGTCGAAGAAGAAACACGTTTTATTCAGTCTGTATTGGATAATGACGGTACGATTCTCGTATATGAGAGAGAAAATGGTTCCTTAATCGGAATGTTAACCATAAATAGAATGCCTCATCCTCAACTTAGTCATCGGGCAAGCTTTGGCATTTCTGTTTCTAAGTCTCATCGGAGTCAGGGTATTGGAGAAAGTCTAATTCAACACGCAAAGGTGTGGTGTAAGGACAATGGCATTTCTCAATTGAGCCTAGAAGTATTGGCTTCAAACCCCGCAATCTCTTTGTACGAAAGGCTGGGTTTTGTAGTGATTGGAG from Gynuella sunshinyii YC6258 carries:
- a CDS encoding GNAT family N-acetyltransferase, with the translated sequence MERIRKIKTGDAEELRRLYGSVVNEELPYILRNSVPSVEEETRFIQSVLDNDGTILVYERENGSLIGMLTINRMPHPQLSHRASFGISVSKSHRSQGIGESLIQHAKVWCKDNGISQLSLEVLASNPAISLYERLGFVVIGENSMGIKLEKEYHPVLTMAVPIS